A portion of the Acidimicrobiales bacterium genome contains these proteins:
- a CDS encoding ABC transporter ATP-binding protein, producing the protein MRERPGGGGRHRAARIDPEVLANARINQATLRRAWRFTRPYRLLLAGYLTTIVAVSLVAVLPPLVIKRLIDTAIPGRDLGMINLLVAAAVGLALAETGLRLVNRWLSARIGQGLILDMRLALFDHVQRMPIGFFTRAQTGAIVSRLTSDVVGAEGTVTTVGTVTSNVLLVAATIVAMVTLSWQVTLFALCILPVVVAVDRVLSTRLVALSRGRMQLNSDMGAIMAERFNVSGALLVKLFGRREVELAAFAERAGAVRDNAVHQALMSRVYFAILAVTGAVGTAGVYWVGSRAVIDGTLGIGGLTALAAYVARLYTPLTDLSNARVDLLTALVSFERCFEVLDAPHAVTEPPGAVALDGPSGRLDVDDVLFRYPEAATVSIPSLEAEGAAGLSDGPSDWILRGVSFTAAPGTMTALVGPTGAGKTTLAGLLVRLYDVTSGAVRVDGHDVRELTLGSLAAATGVVAQDVHLFHDSIAANLRYARPRATDRELEEACRAARIHDLIAGLPDGYETIVGERGYRLSGGEKQRLAIARILLKDPAVVVLDEATAHLDSETEVLIQQALASALEGRTSVVIAHRLSTVRSADQILVMDGGVIVQRGTHDQLVDAPGLYGVLHRTQFGTGPDAPESEPAAS; encoded by the coding sequence TGGCCGTCCTGCCGCCGTTGGTGATCAAGCGGCTGATCGACACCGCCATCCCCGGTCGGGACCTCGGGATGATCAACCTCCTCGTGGCCGCCGCCGTCGGCCTGGCCCTGGCCGAGACCGGGCTCCGCCTGGTCAACCGCTGGTTGTCGGCCCGCATCGGCCAGGGCCTCATCCTCGACATGCGCCTCGCCCTCTTCGACCACGTCCAGCGCATGCCCATCGGCTTCTTCACCAGGGCCCAGACCGGGGCCATCGTCAGCCGGCTGACCAGCGACGTCGTCGGCGCCGAGGGCACCGTCACCACGGTCGGCACCGTCACCTCGAACGTCCTCCTCGTGGCCGCGACGATCGTCGCCATGGTCACGCTCAGTTGGCAGGTGACCCTGTTCGCCCTGTGCATCCTGCCCGTAGTCGTGGCCGTCGACCGGGTCCTGAGCACCAGGCTGGTGGCGCTGTCACGCGGCCGGATGCAGCTCAACAGCGACATGGGGGCGATCATGGCGGAGCGCTTCAACGTCTCCGGCGCCCTGCTGGTGAAGCTCTTCGGGCGGCGGGAGGTCGAGCTGGCCGCCTTCGCCGAGCGGGCCGGCGCCGTGCGGGACAACGCCGTCCACCAGGCGCTGATGTCCCGCGTCTACTTCGCCATCCTGGCCGTCACCGGCGCCGTCGGGACGGCCGGGGTGTACTGGGTGGGCAGCCGCGCCGTCATCGACGGGACCCTCGGGATCGGCGGGCTGACGGCCCTCGCCGCCTACGTGGCCCGCCTGTACACGCCCCTCACCGACCTGTCGAACGCGAGGGTCGACCTGCTCACTGCGCTGGTCTCGTTCGAGCGCTGCTTCGAGGTGCTCGACGCTCCCCACGCCGTCACCGAGCCGCCCGGCGCCGTCGCCCTCGACGGTCCCTCCGGTCGGCTGGACGTCGACGACGTGTTGTTCCGCTACCCCGAGGCGGCCACCGTGTCCATCCCGTCGCTCGAGGCCGAGGGGGCGGCCGGGCTCTCCGACGGGCCCTCCGACTGGATCCTCCGGGGCGTCTCCTTCACGGCCGCCCCGGGCACGATGACGGCCCTCGTCGGGCCCACCGGGGCGGGCAAGACCACGCTCGCCGGGCTGCTGGTGCGGCTGTACGACGTCACCTCGGGCGCCGTTCGGGTGGATGGCCACGACGTGCGCGAGCTCACCCTGGGCAGCCTGGCGGCGGCCACCGGCGTGGTCGCCCAGGACGTCCACCTGTTCCACGACTCGATCGCCGCCAACCTCCGGTACGCCCGGCCGCGGGCGACCGACCGGGAGCTGGAGGAGGCGTGCCGGGCAGCGAGGATCCACGACCTCATCGCCGGCCTTCCGGACGGCTACGAGACCATCGTGGGCGAGCGGGGCTACCGCCTGTCGGGCGGAGAGAAGCAGCGGCTGGCCATCGCCCGCATCCTGCTCAAGGACCCCGCCGTCGTGGTTCTCGACGAGGCCACCGCCCACCTCGACTCCGAGACCGAGGTGCTGATCCAGCAGGCCCTGGCCTCGGCGCTGGAAGGCCGGACCTCGGTGGTGATCGCCCACCGCCTGTCCACCGTCCGCTCGGCCGATCAGATCCTGGTCATGGATGGCGGGGTCATCGTGCAGCGCGGCACCCACGACCAGCTGGTCGACGCGCCCGGCCTGTACGGCGTGCTCCACCGCACGCAGTTCGGAACCGGGCCGGACGCCCCGGAGTCGGAGCCGGCGGCGTCGTGA
- a CDS encoding CAP domain-containing protein yields the protein MARLFKGMLAIAVVLSGLALATPAQASAADEQLFVTKLNDLRASKGLPRLSVDPRLTDVARAWSAQMAAANVMSHNPLLVTQAPSGWLKLGENVGYGPSVTSLHDALVASPPHYANMVDPKFNAVGIGVVTSGSTLWVTQVFMQANEIVVAAATSVPAATAVPYSGTDWYRLAGSNGETHSFGAVSGLPGVGAKSPVVSIASKANGSGTWMASADGSVYAQGDAGFFGSMSGKALSQPIVGMAATGTGNGYWLVARDGGIFAFGDAKFYGSTGAIKLNQPIVGMTASPTGNGYWFVAADGGIFAFGDAAFAGSTGAIKLNQPVVGMASSKGGKGYWLVARDGGIFAFGDAKFYGSTGAIKLNQPIVGMARSSSGAGYRFVAADGGIFSFGDAPFLGSTGGLPLASPVTALVAAA from the coding sequence GTGGCCAGACTCTTCAAGGGCATGCTCGCTATCGCAGTCGTGCTCTCGGGCCTCGCCCTCGCGACCCCGGCGCAGGCCTCGGCCGCCGACGAGCAGCTGTTCGTCACCAAGCTCAACGACCTGCGGGCGTCCAAGGGCCTTCCCCGCCTGAGCGTCGATCCCCGCCTCACCGACGTGGCCCGTGCCTGGTCCGCCCAGATGGCGGCCGCAAACGTGATGTCGCACAACCCGCTGCTCGTCACGCAGGCGCCCTCGGGCTGGCTCAAGCTCGGCGAGAACGTCGGTTACGGGCCCAGCGTGACGAGCCTGCACGACGCCCTCGTGGCCAGCCCGCCGCACTACGCCAACATGGTCGACCCGAAGTTCAACGCGGTCGGGATCGGCGTCGTCACTTCCGGGTCGACGCTGTGGGTGACGCAGGTGTTCATGCAGGCGAACGAGATCGTGGTGGCCGCCGCCACCTCCGTGCCGGCCGCCACAGCCGTGCCCTACTCGGGAACCGACTGGTACCGCCTGGCCGGGTCCAACGGTGAGACCCACTCGTTCGGTGCCGTCTCGGGCCTGCCCGGCGTCGGCGCCAAGTCACCCGTCGTGTCGATCGCCTCCAAGGCCAACGGCTCCGGCACGTGGATGGCGTCGGCCGACGGATCGGTGTACGCCCAGGGCGACGCCGGGTTCTTCGGGTCCATGTCGGGCAAGGCCCTGAGCCAGCCGATCGTGGGCATGGCGGCCACGGGCACGGGCAACGGCTACTGGCTGGTCGCCCGCGACGGCGGCATCTTCGCCTTCGGCGACGCCAAGTTCTACGGCTCGACCGGGGCCATCAAGCTCAACCAGCCCATCGTGGGCATGACCGCCTCACCGACCGGCAACGGGTACTGGTTCGTGGCCGCTGACGGCGGGATCTTCGCCTTCGGCGACGCCGCCTTCGCCGGTTCCACCGGTGCCATCAAGCTCAACCAGCCGGTCGTCGGCATGGCGTCCAGCAAGGGCGGCAAGGGCTACTGGCTGGTCGCCCGCGACGGCGGCATCTTCGCCTTCGGCGACGCCAAGTTCTACGGGTCCACGGGTGCCATCAAGCTCAACCAGCCCATCGTGGGCATGGCCCGGTCGTCGTCCGGCGCGGGCTACCGATTCGTGGCCGCCGACGGCGGGATCTTCTCCTTCGGCGACGCCCCTTTCCTCGGCTCGACCGGCGGCCTGCCCCTCGCCTCGCCCGTCACCGCCCTGGTGGCCGCCGCCTGA